One part of the Torulaspora delbrueckii CBS 1146 chromosome 8, complete genome genome encodes these proteins:
- the TDEL0H00100 gene encoding uncharacterized protein (Ty like retrotransposon), which translates to MGWPKGLICSYLTTAEHYSLPFKLPDDLWFYAVKFATLMRNSIVTTSTKESPRAKAGLTGLDISTVLPFGQPVIVNKPKTFSKLHSRGWKGYALCPSSISFGYLIYVPGAPQDIIDTRHYRAIRDEVGT; encoded by the coding sequence ATGGGGTGGCCGAAAGGACTAATCTGCTCTTACTTAACGACTGCCGAACATTACTCACTTCCGTTCAAACTCCCTGATGATTTATGGTTTTATGCTGTTAAATTCGCCACTTTAATGCGAAATTCAATAGTAACCACAAGCACAAAGGAGTCACCAAGAGCAAAGGCCGGTCTGACAGGACTTGATATTAGCACAGTCCTACCATTCGGACAACCAGTAATCGTGAACAAACCCAAAACATTCAGCAAGCTACACAGCAGAGGTTGGAAAGGATACGCTCTGTGcccatcatcaatatcattCGGATACCTCATCTACGTGCCCGGGGCACCTCAAGATATAATTGACACCCGCCACTACCGAGCTATCCGTGATGAAGTAGGAACCTAA
- the HOL1 gene encoding Hol1p: protein MTPLMDKYTDRHHPDYIPGTFNIYSSPDSESDVKSGSTTGRLKTDKNGVVLIPQPSDSPNDPLNWSKWRKFLHFGLMAFITAFTAATSNDAGATQDSLNEYYGISYDSMNVGAGVLFLGIGWATLFTAPLASLYGRKITYLICTILGLFGALWFALAKRTSDTIWSQLFVGISESCAEAQVQSSLNDIYFQHQMGSILTVYILCTSIGTFLGPLIAGYIASLTNFRWVGWVAVIISGGLLIALIFGCEETYFDRNKYITPLTYGGNPFGDDCADDRSSVGLNEKANKPIEQADVAGESEVHELSPPADQLIDGASEKLKPYHKRVALITKGSNLKGWGFKQYPKFVLFNLRMMLYPPVWLSGLFWGIQDVFLTFYLTTEESYYYDPPWNYSDYGVAIMCVPTLIGAVIGCIYAGIVSDYFVLWMARKNNGILEAEYRLYFSFATAFIGPAGLLMFGIGTERALSWQVIYVGLGFIGFSWGCSGDIAMAYLMDCYPEMVLEGMVCTAIINNSISCIFTFVCSDWLSASGTENTYIALAVINFAITLLALPSFIYGKRIRLWTKKWYNDSVDLRDFL from the coding sequence ATGACTCCACTTATGGACAAGTATACGGATCGTCACCACCCGGATTATATCCCCGGTACGTTTAATATATACTCATCACCAGATTCCGAGAGTGATGTAAAATCTGGGAGTACTACTGGCCGGCTCAAGACCGATAAAAATGGCGTTGTGCTTATACCGCAGCCTTCAGATTCACCCAATGATCCCTTAAACTGGTCGAAATGGAGAAAGTTTTTACATTTTGGTTTGATGGCTTTTATCACAGCATTTACTGCAGCTACAAGTAACGATGCGGGTGCTACTCAGGATTCTTTAAATGAGTATTATGGTATCTCGTACGACTCGATGAATGTAGGTGCTGGCGTTTTATTCTTGGGGATTGGTTGGGCTACACTGTTCACAGCTCCGCTTGCCTCGCTTTATGGGAGAAAAATTACTTACTTAATTTGCACCATTCTCGGGCTATTTGGTGCTTTATGGTTTGCTTTGGCTAAGAGAACCTCAGATACTATCTGGTCGCAATTGTTTGTTGGAATCAGCGAATCGTGTGCTGAGGCGCAGGTTCAATCATCTTTGAACGATATTTATTTTCAGCACCAAATGGGGTCTATCTTGACGGTGTATATCCTGTGCACGAGTATTGGTACTTTCTTGGGTCCCTTAATTGCAGGTTATATCGCATCTTTGACCAATTTTCGCTGGGTCGGGTGGGTCGCTGTAATTATCTCTGGTGGTTTGTTAATAGCACTTATCTTTGGTTGTGAAGAGACCTATTTTGATAGAAACAAGTATATTACACCGCTTACATATGGCGGGAATCCTTTTGGAGATGATTGCGCAGATGATAGGTCCTCTGTGGGTCTCAATGAGAAGGCTAACAAGCCAATCGAGCAGGCCGATGTCGCCGGAGAAAGTGAAGTACATGAGTTAAGTCCTCCCgctgatcaattgatcgacgGTGCgtctgaaaaattgaaaccATATCATAAGAGAGTCGCTCTAATCACCAAGGGGTCCAACTTGAAGGGATGGGGGTTCAAGCAGTACCCAAAATTCGTGCTTTTCAACTTGAGAATGATGTTATACCCTCCCGTGTGGTTATCGGGATTATTTTGGGGTATTCAAGATGTGTTCCTCACTTTTTACCTGACAACTGAAGAGAGTTATTACTATGACCCTCCATGGAATTACAGCGATTATGGTGTTGCTATTATGTGCGTTCCCACGTTGATAGGTGCTGTCATCGGTTGTATCTATGCCGGTATCGTCAGCGATTATTTTGTCCTTTGGATGGCGCGTAAAAATAATGGTATCTTGGAGGCAGAATACAGATTGTACTTCTCCTTCGCTACTGCCTTCATCGGTCCAGCCGGCCTGTTGATGTTTGGTATTGGTACGGAACGGGCGTTGTCATGGCAAGTGATCTACGTCGGACTCGGGTTTATTGGTTTCAGTTGGGGTTGTTCTGGTGATATTGCAATGGCCTACCTGATGGACTGCTACCCCGAAATGGTTCTGGAAGGTATGGTCTGTACCGccatcatcaacaacagcaTATCGTGCATTTTCACCTTTGTTTGTTCGGACTGGTTGAGTGCATCAGGTACAGAGAACACTTATATCGCGCTGGCAGTCATCAACTTTGCGATCACATTACTAGCTTTACCGAGCTTCATCTACGGTAAACGTATCAGACTATGGACCAAGAAATGGTACAATGATTCTGTTGACCTAAGAGATTTCCTATGA
- the TDEL0H00180 gene encoding MARVEL domain-containing protein: MSEVKTQPTVLAKPVGWCSSLVWARVIRVLQLLFTIVALALCARTSDFYEAPSEVAYATAVSVFSLVYLLAIFLGTLFGGPYFMVGPLLVSEIIMLIMWFAAFIAMAVFAGGAPCSFYFYSSRCREAKAAIAMCAFNMVLYAASLTLLVLNCVIPLISSHGAPYLWRYASDADATFDQGTGLLIYSSNTWVADPEADVNRQITASSVETPVGVEKPIEESDQALFQGTLVAEPIIPDPTLTTTADPAIDVPLNAHVR, translated from the coding sequence ATGTCAGAAGTTAAGACACAGCCAACGGTGTTGGCTAAACCTGTAGGATGGTGTTCATCGCTTGTTTGGGCGCGTGTGATACGTGTGTTGCAGTTACTGTTTACCATAGTGGCTTTGGCGCTATGTGCACGTACATCAGATTTTTATGAGGCTCCTTCAGAGGTTGCTTATGCAACTGCGGTGTCTGTTTTCTCGTTAGTTTACTTGTTGGCGATCTTTTTGGGAACTCTCTTTGGAGGGCCTTATTTTATGGTTGGTCCATTGTTGGTGTCCGAGATCATAATGTTGATTATGTGGTTTGCTGCATTTATCGCGATGGCAGTTTTCGCTGGCGGGGCCCCTTGTTCCTTTTATTTTTACTCAAGCAGGTGTCGAGAAGCCAAAGCAGCCATTGCAATGTGCGCCTTTAATATGGTGCTTTATGCAGCTTCATTGACACTATTGGTGCTAAATTGTGTGATTCCACTAATTTCGTCGCACGGAGCACCATACTTGTGGCGCTATGCATCGGACGCTGATGCTACGTTCGACCAGGGAACTGGTTTGCTTATTTACAGTTCTAATACTTGGGTAGCAGATCCTGAAGCAGATGTCAATAGACAGATTACAGCGTCTTCGGTTGAGACCCCTGTCGGTGTAGAGAAACCAATCGAAGAGTCGGATCAAGCTTTGTTTCAAGGAACCCTGGTTGCGGAACCCATTATCCCGGATCCTACCCTGACTACCACAGCCGATCCGGCCATCGATGTGCCACTGAACGCCCATGTTCGCTAG
- the TDEL0H00190 gene encoding uncharacterized protein, which produces MTQKKTLEQFIKECRAVHGNKYDYSITKYTNWESKIEYICSLHGVQSQPAQHHRKGRGCNKCGRERTKKAFAYTTELFIEACNKKHNNRYNYPNTVYIDYNSEVKIECELHGEFIQMASYHLRGSGCQKCGFFNKAPGPLVKPTNGEEFISLSIEVHGSQYDYSQVEFTKYYSSVTIVCLIHGSYKCVPTSHLKGIGCATCQSFDAFVKKASSMHKGKFEYDKSTYIRSKSKMRIVCRDHGEFWEAPGEHTRRRGQGGVPLFCMLPREQANFSPGGH; this is translated from the coding sequence ATGACGCAGAAAAAGACTCTGGAACAATTTATCAAGGAATGTCGTGCAGTACACGGCAACAAATACGATTACTCTATTACGAAATATACTAACTGGGAGAGTAAGATAGAATATATCTGTTCACTTCACGGTGTTCAAAGCCAACCAGCTCAGCATCATCGAAAGGGACGTGGTTGCAATAAATGTGGCAGAGAAAGAACCAAAAAGGCTTTTGCCTATACTACAGAGCTATTTATCGAAGCTTGTAATAAGAAACACAACAACAGGTACAATTATCCCAATACTGTCTATATCGATTACAACAGCGAAGTGAAGATTGAGTGCGAGCTGCATGGCGAGTTTATCCAAATGGCTAGTTATCACTTGAGAGGAAGCGGGTGTCAAAAATGCGGCTTCTTTAATAAGGCACCTGGTCCATTGGTTAAACCAACTAACGGTGAGGAATTCATAAGTCTTTCCATTGAAGTACATGGAAGCCAATACGATTACTCGCAGGTTGAATTTACAAAATACTATTCAAGCGTCACGATCGTTTGCTTAATTCACGGATCCTACAAATGCGTTCCAACCTCACACCTGAAAGGCATCGGATGTGCAACGTGCCAGAGTTTTGATGCCTTCGTCAAGAAGGCATCATCCATGCACAAAGGTAAGTTCGAATATGATAAATCTACTTACATAAGGAGTAAGTCGAAGATGCGTATAGTTTGCCGGGATCATGGAGAATTTTGGGAAGCCCCTGGTGAGCACACTCGCCGTCGCGGTCAGGGGGGGGTACCACTGTTTTGCATGCTTCCTCGAGAGCAAGCGAATTTCAGTCCAGGAGGTCATTAA
- the TDEL0H00150 gene encoding uncharacterized protein — protein sequence MTFKVSLTAPAEQAEDPLQPPTEQYNKKKPFLDLFSQKNKLVVITGASGAIGGAICEGFASAGADLCLLDYQYDPKREQQLMEEFDIKAKAYQVDITDADEVRRCINSIREDFQGRDIDSFIANAGIAWTAGSILNEAATPETWKRVMDVNVQGTYHCSKYIAEVFKSQGHGSMVLTASMSSYISNVPNYQTCYNASKAAVRHMAKGFAVEFAHLTKPAGKIRCNSVSPGYTDTILSSFVPVEQRAQWWGLTPVGREALPQEIVGAYLYLASDAASFTNGADIVVDGGYTCV from the coding sequence ATgactttcaaagtctccCTTACCGCCCCAGCTGAACAAGCTGAAGATCCACTACAACCCCCAACCGAGCAATACAATAAGAAAAAGCCTTTCCTTGACTTGTTCTCCCAAAAGAACAAGTTAGTGGTCATCACTGGTGCTTCTGGTGCTATTGGTGGTGCCATTTGTGAAGGGTTTGCCTCTGCAGGTGCAGATTTATGCTTGTTGGACTATCAGTACGATCCTAAGCGCGAACAGCAGTTGATGGAAGAATTCGATATCAAAGCTAAGGCTTATCAGGTCGATATTACCGATGCAGACGAAGTTAGACGTTGTATCAATTCTATTAGAGAAGACTTCCAAGGTCGTGATATTGACAGTTTTATCGCCAACGCAGGCATTGCATGGACAGCTGGCTCGATTTTGAACGAAGCTGCTACTCCAGaaacttggaaaagagtTATGGACGTTAACGTGCAAGGTACTTACCACTGTAGCAAGTATATTGCCGAGGTTTTCAAATCGCAAGGTCATGGATCTATGGTCTTGACCGCTTCCATGTCCAGTTACATTTCCAATGTTCCAAACTATCAAACTTGTTACAACGCCTCGAAAGCCGCTGTTAGACACATGGCTAAGGGCTTTGCCGTTGAATTCGCTCATTTGACTAAACCTGCTGGTAAGATTCGTTGTAATTCTGTTTCTCCCGGTTACACCGATACCATCTTGAGTTCTTTCGTTCCAGTTGAACAACGTGCCCAATGGTGGGGTTTGACTCCAGTCGGCCGTGAAGCATTGCCACAAGAAATAGTTGGTGCTTATTTGTACTTGGCCTCTGACGCTGCTAGTTTTACCAACGGTGCCGATATCGTTGTCGATGGTGGTTACACTTGTGTGTAG
- the TDEL0H00170 gene encoding MARVEL domain-containing protein has translation MSETKYSPMRAGWTSSRFLTFPLRILQLLVSAASLGLFAWLTYHWENTQVHFGLALSALSVLYLLTLPLYSFSSAGSLFICEFVFFLLWLAAFILFTYLFHDCYSWGTRRTEFHNTRCKVCFATIGTSGALMLLFDFTYALCLHNILLPITYSVGRNYLWVPFSSFGARLSRGNALSVSHARTLHSPV, from the coding sequence ATGTCTGAGACAAAATACAGCCCAATGAGAGCCGGCTGGACCAGTTCTCGTTTCCTGACTTTCCCACTTAGGATTCTACAACTGCTAGTCTCAGCAGCTTCACTCGGTTTATTTGCCTGGCTCACGTACCACTGGGAAAACACTCAAGTGCATTTTGGCCTCGCACTCTCCGCACTCTCGGTTCTCTACCTATTGACGCTCCCACTTTACTCATTTTCAAGTGCCGGAagcctcttcatctgcGAGTTCGTATTCTTTCTCCTGTGGCTCGCAGCGTTTATTCTCTTTACATACCTTTTCCATGACTGCTACAGCTGGGGGACAAGAAGGACAGAATTTCACAACACGCGCTGCAAAGTCTGTTTCGCCACCATTGGAACTTCTGGTGCACTCATGCTGCTGTTCGACTTTACCTATGCACTGTGCCTCCACAACATTCTCCTACCTATTACCTACAGCGTTGGTCGCAACTATCTTTGGGTacctttctcttccttcGGCGCTCGTCTAAGTCGTGGGAATGCACTCTCAGTATCGCATGCTCGCACCCTGCACAGCCCCGTCTAA
- the THI4 gene encoding thiamine thiazole synthase (similar to Saccharomyces cerevisiae THI4 (YGR144W); ancestral locus Anc_5.141): MSTTTQTETAQLQLNAGSIRHALSDVVKTDDWSDFKFTPIRESTVSRAMTSRYFKDLDKHAVSDVIIVGAGSSGLSAAYVIAKNRPDLTVTIIEASVACGGGSWLAGALMSAMIIRKPGHLFLEELKIPYEDEGDYVVVKHAALFITTVISEVLKFPNVKLFNATAVEDLVTRPDGPNGELTVAGVVTNWTLVTQAHGTQCCMDPNVIELSGYKNDGTRDPSAKHGVILSTTGHDGPFGAFSAKRIVSIDENQKLGGMKGLDMNHAEADVVKNAGKYNGVNSMYFAGMEVAELAGCNRMGPTFGAMLVSGIKAAEEILKHFAE; encoded by the coding sequence ATGTCTACCACCACTCAAACCGAAACTGcccaattgcaattgaacgCTGGCTCCATCCGTCACGCTTTGTCCGATGTCGTCAAGACAGATGACTGGTCTGACTTCAAATTCACCCCAATCCGTGAATCCACTGTCTCTCGTGCCATGACCTCCCGttatttcaaagatttggacAAGCATGCCGTCTCCGATGTCATTATCGTGGGTGCAGGCTCCTCCGGTCTCTCCGCTGCCTACGTGATCGCCAAGAACAGACCAGACTTGACCGTTACCATCATTGAGGCTAGCGTAGCCTGCGGAGGCGGTAGTTGGCTGGCGGGAGCACTAATGAGCGCCATGATCATCAGAAAACCAGGTCATCTTTTCTtagaagaattgaaaattcCTTACGAGGACGAAGGTGATTATGTTGTTGTCAAACACGCCGCATTGTTTATCACCACTGTGATCTCTGAGGTCCTAAAATTCCCTAATGTCAAGCTTTTCAACGCTACCGctgttgaagatttggtCACTAGACCAGATGGTCCAAATGGTGAACTTACCGTCGCCGGTGTTGTGACCAACTGGACTTTGGTCACTCAAGCCCACGGTACTCAGTGCTGCATGGATCCAAACGTCATCGAATTGTCTGGTTACAAGAACGATGGTACCCGTGATCCATCTGCCAAGCACGGTGTCATTTTGTCTACTACCGGTCACGATGGTCCTTTCGGTGCTTTCTCTGCCAAGAGAATCGTTTCTATCGATGAGAACCAGAAGTTAGGTGGTATGAAGGGTCTAGACATGAACCACGCTGAAGCTGACGTTGTCAAGAATGCTGGTAAGTACAACGGTGTCAACTCTATGTACTTTGCTGGTATGGAAGTTGCTGAGTTGGCTGGTTGTAACAGAATGGGTCCAACCTTCGGTGCTATGCTTGTCTCTGGTATCAAGGCTGCCGAGGAGATCTTGAAGCACTTTGCTGAATAG
- the ARN2 gene encoding siderophore transporter — protein sequence MATDYGNGSASDKGFHSGSVNEAKKITVDEKMVAEPLDEYGMPDKLKVTKSLVIRKAELMAKQYDTWFLKSLFLFSAFLCSFGYGLDGNIRGIYMTYAMNSYSTHSLISTVGVISMVISAVAQVIYAGLSDVFGRLSLFIVSIVFYVVGTIIQSQAYDVQRYAAGSVFYSVGLVGVMLQVILVLSDNSSLKWRLFYTFVPAWPSIITTWVSGNVIETANPEDNWSWNIAMWAFIFPLSCIPLIACMLHMRWKVRNEPEWKELQTEKTYYQSHGLIQTVVQLFWKLDVVGIILLTVGTGCILVPLTLAGGVSTQWQSAKLIAPFVLGFVLIAIFIYWESKLALAPIAPFKMLKDRGIWAPLWIMFLIAFVYQMAAGYLYTILMVAVDETDLSATRITSLYSFVSAIFAPVLGFIVARSSRLKPYMVLGCSLYFVTMGLFYRYRVGKDAHQGVIGAMVVWGICSCLFDYPVTVSIQSVTSHENMATVTALSYTIFSIGGAVAASVSGAIWTQLLYPKLLEYIGDADLAEAAYSSPLTFYLDYPWGTPIRDAMVEAYKHVQKYEVLIALVFTAPMFILTFCLRDPSLTDDVAQKLNDGEYVETSHDDPISEWVTSRFSKLRHRE from the coding sequence ATGGCTACGGATTATGGAAACGGCTCTGCCTCAGATAAGGGCTTCCATAGTGGTTCTGTCAATGAGGCCAAAAAGATCACAgtcgatgaaaagatggtaGCCGAACCATTGGACGAGTACGGTATGCCAGATAAGCTAAAAGTGACAAAATCACTAGTAATTCGTAAAGCTGAGCTGATGGCCAAACAGTACGATACATGGTTCTTAAAGTCattgttcttgttctctgCCTTCCTCTGCTCTTTTGGTTATGGGTTGGATGGTAACATCAGAGGCATCTACATGACTTATGCGATGAACTCTTACTCTACTCACTCCCTGATATCCACAGTTGGTGTTATTAGTATGGTGATCTCTGCAGTCGCCCAGGTTATCTACGCAGGATTGTCGGATGTCTTTGGTAGACTGTCGCTATTCATCGTGTCCATTGTTTTCTATGTCGTTGGTACAATTATCCAATCGCAAGCCTACGATGTCCAAAGGTATGCTGCAGGTTCCGTTTTTTACAGTGTGGGTCTCGTTGGTGTTATGTTGCAAGTGATTTTAGTACTTTCTGAtaattcatcattgaagtGGAGACTCTTTTATACCTTTGTACCAGCTTGGCCATCGATTATCACGACTTGGGTCTCTGGTAATGTCATCGAAACTGCAAATCCCGAGGATAATTGGTCATGGAATATTGCAATGTGGGCTTTTATCTTCCCATTGAGTTGCATTCCACTAATCGCTTGTATGCTGCACATGAGATGGAAGGTAAGAAATGAACCAGAGTGGAAAGAATTGCAAACTGAAAAAACTTATTATCAGAGTCATGGACTAATACAAACTGTGGTTCAATTGTTTTGGAAGTTAGATGTTGTGGGTATTATACTCCTAACTGTGGGTACAGGGTGCATTCTTGTCCCATTGACTCTTGCGGGAGGTGTCTCTACACAATGGCAAAGTGCAAAACTGATTGCTCCTTTCGTTCTTGGCTTCGTCTTAATTGCAATTTTCATCTATTGGGAGAGCAAGTTAGCTTTGGCTCCAATTGCGCCATTCAAAATGCTCAAAGATCGTGGTATCTGGGCGCCCTTATGGATTATGTTTCTCATCGCCTTTGTCTATCAAATGGCGGCTGGATATCTTTACACAATACTGATGGTCGCCGTAGATGAGACTGATCTTTCTGCAACAAGAATAACGAGCTTGTACTCCTTCGTTTCCGCAATCTTCGCTCCGGTACTAGGTTTTATTGTTGCAAGGTCCAGCAGGCTAAAACCTTACATGGTCCTTGGTTGCTCACTCTATTTTGTTACTATGGGCCTGTTCTACCGTTACAGGGTTGGCAAAGACGCCCATCAAGGAGTTATTGGTGCCATGGTGGTCTGGGGTATTTGCAGTTGTCTATTCGACTATCCCGTGACAGTTTCTATCCAGTCTGTGACCTCGCACGAGAACATGGCTACCGTCACAGCTTTAAGCTACACAATTTTTAGCATTGGTGGGGCCGTTGCCGCCTCGGTCTCTGGAGCCATCTGGACTCAATTGTTGTATCCGAAGTTGCTAGAGTATATTGGGGATGCTGACTTGGCCGAAGCCGCATATTCCTCACCATTAACTTTCTATCTTGACTATCCATGGGGTACTCCAATTAGAGACGCAATGGTTGAGGCATATAAGCATGTCCAGAAATATGAGGTTTTGATCGCACTTGTCTTCACGGCACCAATGTTTATATTGACATTCTGTCTCAGAGACCCTTCATTGACTGATGATGTTgctcaaaaattgaatgatgGAGAGTACGTGGAGACCAGTCATGACGATCCAATCAGTGAGTGGGTTACCTCCCGCTTCTCCAAACTGAGACACAGAGAGTAG
- the TDEL0H00120 gene encoding uncharacterized protein: MKNDGEPHAERRSPSYKEAVTLNSNAEEKEKFIAAYEKEIGQLLKMNTWDNDKVVNTRDVRKNKILNTMFIFTTKRDGTKKLRFVARGDQTKNRKTYRTTQCTITH; this comes from the coding sequence ATGAAAAATGACGGCGAGCCTCATGCGGAAAGACGTTCCCCTAGTTATAAAGAAGCCGTCACTTTAAATAGCAATGCTgaggagaaggaaaagtTTATCGCTGCGTATGAAAAGGAAATTGGgcagttgttgaaaatgaatACCTGGGATAACGATAAAGTCGTGAATACACGGGATGTCCGAAAAAACAAAATACTGAATACAATGTTCATATTCACAACAAAACGCGATGGCACGAAAAAGCTTCGATTCGTCGCTAGAGGTGACCAGACAAAAAACCGGAAAACTTACAGGACAACACAGTGCACAATTACGCACTAA
- the TDEL0H00140 gene encoding uncharacterized protein translates to MVYINRAFQVLAIASFAVADDAPVKTNSPESAKYIAKFSDNIEGSVVFSTTSNSTVKVDVDFDGLPSDGGPFAYHVHVVQVPSDGNCTATLGHLNPYDGSVNATSPAAKEVGDLSGKHGVIDDQSYQTSYIDEYISLEETDPAFVGNRSIVVHFANNTRLACANITEYSVSSNSSSNSSNSTVTSGNAAVANYGNAPVLLGAVAAAVGLLI, encoded by the coding sequence ATGGTATACATCAATCGAGCATTTCAGGTGCTGGCTATTGCTTCTTTTGCAGTTGCGGATGATGCTCCAGTCAAGACGAATTCTCCAGAATCTGCCAAGTACATCGCTAAATTTAGTGACAATATCGAAGGTTCTGTTGTGTTCTCCACTACGAGCAATTCTACTGTTAAGGTCGATGTTGATTTCGATGGATTGCCATCTGACGGTGGTCCTTTCGCTTACCATGTCCACGTTGTCCAAGTCCCTTCTGATGGTAATTGTACGGCAACACTGGGTCATTTGAATCCGTACGATGGCAGTGTGAATGCAACAAGTCCTGCTGCAAAAGAGGTTGGAGATTTATCAGGTAAGCATGGTGTCATTGACGATCAATCTTACCAAACTTCTTACATTGACGAATATATATCTCTGGAGGAGACCGATCCCGCTTTCGTTGGTAACCGTTCGATCGTCGTGCACTTCGCTAACAACACCAGATTGGCTTGTGCTAATATCACCGAGTATTCTGTCTCTTCCAACAGCTCCTCCAATAGCTCTAACTCGACAGTAACTAGTGGAAATGCTGCCGTTGCCAATTATGGCAATGCCCCAGTTCTTCTTGGAGCAGTCGCAGCAGCTGTAGGTCTGTTGATCTAA
- the TDEL0H00110 gene encoding uncharacterized protein, whose amino-acid sequence MITKKKVSNVPILKPSVKQMVSTSPKLITIATDDENSFEEQNQSEPTSESEWYPSDPLSGGTNNSGEDETSSSEESSPADAPANNMKRKRDDSGEIEDQEGTTSQESPPSSKQRIHYAQVTKNHSETHAERPSLSYKEAITYNSNAEEKENFIAAYEKEINQLLKMNTWEKDQPIEARDVRKNRILNTMFIFTTKRDGTKKCRFVARGDQQKPENLQANTVHNYALMTCMAIALDNDMFITQLDISSAYLYAELKEELYIRAPPHLRLKDKVLRLNKSLYGLKQSGANWYQILG is encoded by the coding sequence ATGATCACCAAGAAAAAAGTATCAAACGTGCCGATTTTAAAACCATCAGTCAAACAGATGGTCAGTACTTCTCCCAAGCTAATAACAATAGCCACGGACGACGAGAACTCCTTTGAGGAACAGAATCAATCTGAACCTACATCTGAGTCTGAGTGGTATCCATCTGATCCCCTTTCGGGGGGCACCAATAATTCTGGAGAAGACGAGACAAGTTCTTCAGAGGAATCCTCTCCTGCAGACGCACCTGCGAATAAcatgaagaggaaaagagaCGACTCTGGGGAAATCGAAGACCAGGAGGGAACCACGAGTCAAGAATCGCCGCCGTCCTCAAAGCAGCGCATCCATTATGCTCAAGTAACCAAGAATCACAGCGAAACTCATGCGGAAAGACCATCCCTGAGTTACAAAGAAGCGATCACCTATAACAGCAAtgctgaagaaaaggaGAACTTCATCGCTGCGTATGAAAAGGAGATCAACCAGTTGCTCAAGATGAACACCTGGGAAAAGGATCAGCCTATCGAAGCACGGGACGTAAGAAAAAACCGAATATTGAACACAATGTTCATATTCACCACTAAGCGAGATGGCACTAAAAAGTGTCGATTCGTCGCTAGAGGTGACCAGCAAAAACCGGAAAACTTACAGGCAAACACAGTGCACAATTACGCACTAATGACCTGTATGGCCATAGCTTTGGACAATGATATGTTCATCACGCAGCTGGACATCTCATCAGCATATTTATATGCTGAGCTGAAGGAGGAACTATACATAAGGGCACCTCCACATCTACGATTGAAAGACAAAGTACTGCGGTTAAACAAATCACTGTATGGATTAAAACAAAGCGGGGCAAACTGGTACCAAATCTTAGGGTGA